The Urbifossiella limnaea genome has a window encoding:
- the glmM gene encoding phosphoglucosamine mutase: MSDELIVSVSGIRGVVGRGLTAEAAARFAAAYGGTVGPKPVLVSRDGRPSGDMLRHAVIAGLLGAGCTVEDIGITPTPTCGFAVRALGAAGAIQITASHNPAPWNGLKMFGADGAVLPADRGAEVRGRYESGDFPRAAWDGIGCTRVPPDVLGDHRQAVLDLVSVASVAAHRFRVFLDANGGAGGPLGVQLLADLGCEVVQHGCEPTGHFTHEPEPTPAHLTDVAPWVKQSGSAVGFVLDPDADRLALIDEHGVCVSEEATLALAVQYRLNQEAGPVVLNLSTSRMAEDVARAAGCTCVRAAVGEANVVGRMRAEGAVIGGEGNGGVIDPRVGWVRDPFVGMAFILSLMAETGRPFSELVAGLPRYAMLKTKFEVPRSKLAAAYDALERRWPDARVNRDDGLRLDGSDWWLHVRGSNTEPVVRVIAEAPTDADVRRLCDEAGAVVTG, encoded by the coding sequence ATGAGCGACGAGTTGATCGTGTCCGTGTCGGGCATCCGAGGCGTGGTCGGTCGCGGGCTCACCGCCGAGGCCGCGGCCCGGTTCGCCGCCGCCTACGGCGGCACCGTCGGGCCGAAGCCCGTTCTCGTCAGCCGCGACGGCCGGCCGAGCGGCGACATGCTGCGGCACGCCGTCATCGCGGGGCTGCTCGGGGCCGGCTGCACCGTCGAAGACATCGGCATCACGCCGACGCCGACGTGCGGGTTCGCGGTGCGGGCGCTCGGGGCCGCGGGCGCGATCCAGATCACGGCGAGCCACAACCCGGCGCCGTGGAACGGCCTCAAGATGTTCGGCGCCGACGGCGCCGTGCTCCCCGCCGACCGCGGGGCCGAGGTCCGCGGCCGCTACGAATCCGGCGACTTCCCGCGCGCCGCGTGGGACGGCATCGGTTGCACCCGCGTCCCGCCCGACGTGCTCGGAGACCACCGGCAGGCCGTCCTCGACCTCGTCAGCGTGGCGAGCGTGGCGGCGCACCGCTTCCGGGTCTTCCTCGACGCCAACGGCGGCGCCGGCGGCCCGCTCGGCGTCCAGCTCCTCGCCGACCTGGGGTGCGAGGTCGTGCAGCACGGCTGCGAGCCGACCGGCCACTTCACCCACGAGCCCGAGCCGACGCCGGCCCACCTCACGGACGTGGCCCCGTGGGTGAAGCAGTCCGGCTCCGCCGTCGGCTTCGTCCTCGACCCCGACGCCGACCGCCTGGCACTGATCGACGAGCACGGCGTCTGCGTGAGCGAGGAGGCGACGCTGGCGCTGGCCGTGCAGTACCGCCTGAACCAGGAGGCCGGGCCGGTCGTCCTCAACCTCAGCACGTCGCGGATGGCCGAGGACGTCGCCCGCGCCGCGGGGTGTACTTGCGTGCGGGCCGCGGTCGGCGAGGCGAACGTGGTCGGCCGGATGCGGGCGGAAGGGGCCGTGATCGGCGGCGAGGGGAACGGCGGCGTCATCGACCCGCGCGTCGGCTGGGTGCGCGACCCGTTCGTCGGCATGGCGTTCATTCTGAGCCTGATGGCCGAGACGGGGCGGCCGTTCTCCGAGCTGGTGGCCGGGCTGCCGCGGTACGCCATGCTCAAGACGAAGTTCGAGGTGCCGCGCTCGAAGCTTGCCGCCGCCTACGACGCGCTCGAGCGCCGCTGGCCCGACGCCCGCGTGAACCGCGACGACGGCCTGCGCCTCGACGGCAGCGACTGGTGGCTGCACGTCCGCGGCAGTAACACGGAGCCGGTCGTGCGCGTGATCGCCGAGGCGCCGACCGACGCGGACGTGAGGCGACTGTGTGACGAGGCGGGGGCGGTGGTCACCGGCTGA
- the hpnH gene encoding adenosyl-hopene transferase HpnH → MRFPLSLTTDMAGYMIKKKIKRERRFPLVLMLEPLHACNLTCTGCGRIREYESTIKEKLTVEECLDSVDAAGAPIVSICGGEPLIYPQIGELVRGVLKKRKHIYLCTNGMFIKKKLHQFKPTSRFFFNVHLDGLEKTHDKAVERDGVFKEAVEGIKAAKAAGFMVCTNTTVFQDTDMAEVDALYAYLSQLGVDGFMLSPAYGYAAVCSTNPDAAEIFLTRDQIKQKFNEAAGLFKKYAMNTSPVYLEFLQGKRDLTCAAWASPTRNVKGWKGPCYLITDEHHPSFGDLMENTDWSSYGYGKDPRCEHCMMHSGYEVAAALGVNSRLGDSLKMLRWQLT, encoded by the coding sequence ATGCGCTTCCCGCTCAGCCTGACCACCGACATGGCCGGGTACATGATCAAGAAGAAGATCAAGCGCGAGCGGCGGTTCCCGCTCGTGCTGATGCTGGAGCCGCTCCACGCCTGCAACCTCACTTGCACCGGGTGCGGCCGCATCCGCGAGTACGAGAGCACCATCAAGGAGAAGCTCACCGTCGAGGAGTGCCTCGACTCGGTGGACGCGGCCGGCGCCCCGATCGTGAGCATCTGCGGCGGCGAGCCGCTGATCTACCCGCAGATCGGCGAGTTGGTCCGCGGCGTGCTCAAGAAGCGGAAGCACATCTACCTCTGCACGAACGGGATGTTCATCAAGAAGAAGCTCCACCAGTTCAAGCCGACGAGCCGGTTCTTCTTCAACGTCCACCTCGACGGCCTGGAGAAGACGCACGACAAGGCCGTCGAGCGGGACGGCGTGTTCAAGGAGGCGGTCGAGGGGATCAAGGCGGCGAAGGCGGCCGGGTTCATGGTGTGCACGAACACGACGGTGTTCCAGGACACCGACATGGCCGAGGTCGACGCCCTGTACGCCTACCTCTCGCAGCTCGGCGTCGACGGCTTCATGCTGTCGCCGGCCTACGGGTACGCGGCCGTGTGCAGCACGAACCCGGACGCGGCCGAGATCTTCCTGACCCGCGACCAGATCAAGCAGAAGTTCAACGAGGCGGCCGGGCTGTTCAAGAAGTACGCCATGAACACGTCGCCGGTGTACCTGGAATTCTTGCAGGGGAAGCGCGACCTGACGTGCGCCGCGTGGGCCAGCCCGACCCGGAACGTGAAGGGCTGGAAGGGGCCGTGCTACCTCATCACCGACGAGCACCACCCGTCGTTCGGCGACCTGATGGAGAACACCGACTGGTCGAGCTACGGGTACGGCAAGGACCCGCGGTGCGAGCACTGCATGATGCACAGCGGGTACGAGGTCGCGGCCGCGCTCGGCGTGAACAGCCGGCTCGGCGACAGCCTGAAGATGCTCCGCTGGCAGCTGACGTGA
- the shc gene encoding squalene--hopene cyclase — protein MTRPAPPDARTAAFLEAVDDAVGRGRRGLLARQKPDGHWVGELEGDTILESEFILLLAFLGKADDPRVRPAANYLLQKQLPSGGWPNYPGGPAEVSVSVKAYLALKIAGHAADEPRMRRAAAEIRSIGGAEATNSFTRFYLALLGQLPYAACASVPAEIILFPRWFYFHVYAMSAWSRTIFVPLSIVDAYKPVTQLPGSQGCRELFLNPPETPRWPATPTTQWFSWTNFFLGVDWCFKAAEKLRLTPLRGWGVREARAWMRERMAESDGLGAIFPPIVYHAIVLKCLGVPDTDPEARWVMKQLDDLCIPEGDTLRLQPCLSPVWDTALSLIGMADAGAAAAADCDAAVRWLLDKEVRREGDWAKTVRGVEPGGWFFEYRNAFYPDTDDTSMVLIALARTGHATRVAAAPAVRRALDWLLAMQNSDGGWAAFDRDIDKQVLEKVPFADHNAMLDPSCPDITARVLESLSHYGYRVGQPPVDRAVRFILARQEDNGSWFGRWGVNYVYGTWQVLVGLAAVGFDMTQPVVRRAVRWLKDVQNEDGGWGESCRSYDDPTQAGVGPSTASQTAWALLGLMAAGETDTAEVRAGVEYLIGTQAADGGWAEEPFTGTGFPRVFYLKYHLYPVYFPLMALGRFAAGYGRRESGLRADQAHPAPRPRMQAAAVRSRNTES, from the coding sequence GTGACGCGCCCCGCGCCCCCGGACGCCCGCACCGCCGCCTTCCTCGAAGCCGTCGACGACGCCGTCGGTCGCGGCCGCCGTGGACTACTCGCCCGCCAGAAGCCGGACGGACACTGGGTCGGCGAGCTGGAAGGCGACACGATCCTCGAATCCGAGTTCATCCTCCTCCTGGCCTTCCTGGGCAAGGCCGACGACCCGCGCGTCCGCCCCGCGGCCAACTACCTTCTTCAGAAGCAGCTGCCGAGCGGCGGCTGGCCGAACTACCCCGGCGGCCCCGCCGAGGTCAGCGTGTCGGTGAAGGCGTACCTGGCGCTGAAGATCGCCGGGCACGCCGCCGACGAGCCGCGGATGCGCCGCGCCGCCGCCGAGATTCGCAGCATCGGCGGGGCCGAGGCGACGAACTCGTTCACGCGCTTCTACCTCGCCCTGCTCGGCCAGCTGCCGTACGCCGCGTGCGCGAGCGTGCCGGCCGAGATCATCCTGTTCCCGCGCTGGTTCTACTTCCACGTCTACGCCATGTCGGCGTGGAGCCGCACCATCTTCGTGCCGCTCAGCATCGTGGACGCCTACAAGCCCGTGACGCAGCTGCCGGGGTCGCAGGGCTGCCGCGAACTGTTCCTGAACCCGCCCGAGACGCCGCGCTGGCCGGCGACGCCGACGACGCAGTGGTTCTCGTGGACGAACTTCTTCCTCGGCGTGGACTGGTGCTTCAAGGCCGCCGAGAAGTTGCGGCTGACGCCGCTGCGTGGGTGGGGCGTCCGCGAGGCGCGGGCCTGGATGCGCGAGCGGATGGCGGAGAGCGACGGGCTCGGGGCGATCTTCCCGCCGATCGTGTACCACGCCATCGTGCTGAAGTGCCTCGGCGTGCCCGACACCGACCCCGAAGCCCGCTGGGTGATGAAGCAGCTCGACGACCTGTGCATCCCCGAGGGCGACACGCTGCGGCTGCAGCCATGCCTGTCGCCGGTGTGGGACACCGCGTTGTCACTCATCGGCATGGCGGACGCCGGCGCGGCCGCGGCCGCCGACTGCGACGCGGCCGTGCGCTGGCTCCTCGACAAGGAAGTGCGGCGCGAGGGCGACTGGGCGAAGACCGTGCGCGGCGTCGAGCCCGGGGGCTGGTTTTTCGAGTACCGCAACGCCTTCTACCCCGACACCGACGACACCTCGATGGTGCTCATCGCCCTGGCGCGCACCGGCCACGCGACGCGCGTCGCGGCCGCGCCGGCGGTCCGCCGGGCGCTCGACTGGCTGCTCGCGATGCAGAACTCGGACGGCGGCTGGGCCGCGTTCGACCGCGACATCGACAAGCAGGTGCTTGAAAAGGTGCCGTTCGCCGACCACAACGCGATGCTCGACCCGAGCTGCCCCGACATTACGGCCCGCGTCCTCGAATCGCTCAGCCACTACGGCTACCGCGTCGGTCAGCCGCCGGTCGATCGAGCCGTGCGGTTCATCCTCGCACGGCAGGAAGACAACGGCAGCTGGTTCGGCCGGTGGGGCGTGAACTACGTCTACGGCACCTGGCAGGTGCTCGTCGGCCTCGCCGCGGTCGGCTTCGACATGACGCAGCCGGTGGTCCGCCGGGCGGTCCGCTGGCTCAAGGACGTGCAGAACGAGGACGGCGGCTGGGGCGAGAGCTGCCGCAGCTACGACGACCCGACGCAGGCCGGCGTGGGCCCCTCGACCGCGTCACAGACCGCGTGGGCGCTGCTCGGGCTGATGGCCGCGGGTGAGACCGACACGGCCGAGGTGCGGGCCGGCGTCGAGTACCTGATCGGCACCCAGGCCGCGGACGGCGGGTGGGCCGAGGAGCCGTTCACCGGCACCGGCTTCCCGCGGGTTTTCTACCTGAAGTACCACCTGTACCCGGTGTACTTCCCGCTGATGGCGTTGGGCCGCTTCGCGGCAGGCTACGGGCGTCGGGAGTCGGGACTTCGGGCAGACCAGGCCCACCCGGCTCCGCGCCCCCGGATGCAGGCCGCGGCGGTTCGGTCCCGGAATACCGAATCCTGA
- a CDS encoding Gfo/Idh/MocA family protein encodes MPSKELRVGMIGYGFMGRAHSNAYKQVGQFFPSDYRVVLKAACARDAAKAKEFADQWGYESVETDWKKLIARPDIDAIDICTPNNLHKEIAITAAAAGKMILCEKPLAMNVAEGREMVAAVERAKVPNMVWYNYRRIPAVTLAKKLIEEGRLGKIFHYRAKFLQDWTINADLPQGGQGLWRLDVAAAGSGVSGDLLAHCIDTAVWLNGSVESISALTETFVKERKHNLTGKVEPVGIDDACIFMGKFSNGSLANFESTRYARGHKAQYTFEINGEKASLAWDLHDLHRLQMFDYKDEGKIRGWKSIHVTDNGGEHPYMDKWWVPGLAVGYDCSFTHQVADFITGLETGTPAGPTFRDALETQAVLDAILDSAKSHQWVQVAKG; translated from the coding sequence ATGCCGAGCAAGGAACTCCGGGTCGGGATGATCGGGTACGGGTTCATGGGCCGCGCCCACTCGAACGCGTACAAGCAGGTCGGCCAGTTCTTCCCGTCGGACTACCGCGTGGTCCTCAAGGCCGCGTGCGCCCGGGACGCGGCCAAGGCCAAGGAGTTCGCCGACCAGTGGGGCTACGAGTCGGTCGAGACCGACTGGAAGAAGCTCATCGCCCGCCCCGACATCGACGCGATCGACATCTGCACCCCGAACAACCTCCACAAGGAGATTGCGATCACCGCCGCCGCGGCGGGGAAGATGATCCTGTGCGAGAAGCCGCTGGCGATGAACGTGGCCGAGGGGCGCGAGATGGTCGCCGCCGTGGAGCGGGCCAAGGTGCCCAACATGGTGTGGTACAACTACCGCCGCATCCCGGCGGTCACGCTCGCCAAGAAGTTGATCGAGGAAGGCCGGCTCGGGAAGATCTTTCACTACCGGGCCAAGTTCCTCCAGGACTGGACGATCAACGCCGACCTGCCGCAGGGTGGGCAGGGGCTGTGGCGGCTGGATGTGGCCGCGGCCGGCAGCGGCGTCAGCGGCGACCTGCTCGCCCACTGCATCGACACGGCCGTGTGGCTGAACGGCTCGGTGGAGAGCATCTCGGCGCTTACCGAGACGTTCGTGAAGGAGCGGAAGCACAACCTGACCGGCAAGGTGGAGCCGGTCGGTATCGACGACGCCTGCATCTTCATGGGCAAGTTCAGCAACGGGTCGCTGGCGAACTTCGAGAGCACCCGCTACGCCCGTGGACACAAGGCGCAGTACACGTTCGAGATCAACGGCGAGAAGGCGAGCCTGGCCTGGGACCTGCACGACCTGCACCGCCTCCAGATGTTCGACTACAAGGACGAGGGCAAGATTCGCGGCTGGAAGTCGATCCACGTGACCGACAACGGCGGCGAGCACCCGTACATGGACAAGTGGTGGGTGCCGGGCCTCGCGGTCGGCTACGACTGCAGCTTCACGCACCAGGTCGCGGACTTCATCACGGGGCTGGAGACCGGCACGCCCGCCGGCCCGACCTTCCGCGACGCCCTGGAGACGCAGGCCGTACTGGACGCGATCCTCGACTCGGCCAAGTCCCACCAGTGGGTGCAGGTGGCGAAGGGGTGA
- a CDS encoding serine hydrolase, which translates to MRTVAALVLLASLARPATAAELADTLAPLLKAHRGRVAVAVKHLKTGAEFYHQADEPMPTASLIKFPVMVEAFYQAADKKIDFGTTLTLKKEHRVPGSGVLTSHFSDGATFPLRDAVRLMIAVSDNTATNLVLEQTGIRPVNERMAKLGLTETRINAQVFRGSTTSVDPERTKKYGLGSTTAREMVKLLEMLQENKLVSEEACKAMIAHLRACDDTAMFKRYLPPGVLLAHKTGAVSNARTQAGIMTLPSGPVALCVLTNENADQRWAVDNAAQVLLANVAKAVYDHFTPPAKEAGRP; encoded by the coding sequence ATGCGTACCGTCGCCGCACTCGTTCTGCTCGCGTCCCTCGCCCGGCCGGCCACGGCCGCCGAGCTGGCCGACACGCTCGCCCCGTTGCTCAAGGCCCACCGCGGTCGCGTCGCCGTGGCCGTGAAGCACCTCAAGACCGGCGCCGAGTTCTACCACCAGGCCGACGAGCCGATGCCGACGGCGAGCCTGATCAAGTTCCCGGTGATGGTCGAAGCGTTCTACCAGGCGGCCGACAAGAAGATCGACTTCGGCACGACGCTCACCCTGAAGAAGGAGCACCGCGTCCCGGGCAGCGGCGTCCTCACGTCGCACTTCTCCGACGGCGCGACGTTTCCGCTGCGGGACGCCGTGCGGCTGATGATCGCCGTCTCCGACAACACCGCCACGAACCTCGTCCTGGAGCAGACCGGCATCCGCCCCGTGAACGAGCGGATGGCGAAGCTCGGGCTGACGGAGACGCGGATCAACGCCCAGGTGTTCCGCGGCAGCACCACGAGCGTGGACCCGGAGCGGACCAAGAAGTACGGCCTCGGCAGCACCACCGCCCGCGAGATGGTGAAGCTGCTGGAAATGCTTCAGGAGAACAAGCTCGTCTCCGAGGAGGCGTGCAAGGCGATGATCGCCCACCTCCGGGCCTGCGACGACACTGCGATGTTCAAGCGCTACCTCCCGCCCGGCGTGCTTCTGGCCCACAAGACCGGCGCGGTCAGCAACGCCCGCACCCAGGCCGGCATCATGACGCTCCCCTCCGGCCCGGTGGCGCTGTGCGTCCTGACGAACGAGAACGCCGACCAGCGGTGGGCCGTGGACAACGCCGCACAGGTGCTACTGGCGAACGTGGCGAAGGCCGTTTACGACCACTTCACGCCGCCGGCGAAGGAAGCTGGCCGGCCGTGA
- the cheB gene encoding chemotaxis-specific protein-glutamate methyltransferase CheB, with translation MRVAIVNDLALARDVLRRVVRSVPGYVVAWEAVDGDDAVTKAVADRPDVILMDLVMPRLDGAEATRQIMRQAPCPVLLVTATVGGNIALVYRAMSAGALDAVETPTLGPGGVPHNAEPLVARLTKLDAALRGQTGSGFVPVPATKPPSIDVPRIVGVGVSTGGPDALAAVLAALPVGFPAAVVVVQHIAAEYAPGLAEALRPRCRLPVRVVASGEVPHPGTVYLAATDDHLELASDLRLRYTPAPHSAPYRPSVDVLFASLAARAPRPGVGVLLTGMGTDGADGLLRLRQIGWHTIAQDEATCVVYGMPKAAVERRAATEVLPLGLIGAAVVNQVRSRTRS, from the coding sequence ATGCGGGTCGCAATCGTCAACGATCTGGCGCTGGCTCGGGACGTGCTCCGGCGGGTCGTCCGGTCCGTACCGGGGTACGTCGTCGCGTGGGAGGCGGTGGACGGCGACGACGCCGTGACGAAGGCCGTAGCCGACCGGCCCGACGTGATATTGATGGACCTGGTGATGCCGCGGCTCGACGGGGCCGAGGCCACGCGGCAGATCATGCGGCAGGCCCCCTGCCCCGTTCTGCTCGTCACCGCGACCGTCGGCGGCAACATCGCGCTGGTCTACCGGGCGATGAGCGCCGGGGCGCTGGACGCGGTCGAAACGCCGACGCTCGGCCCCGGCGGCGTGCCGCACAACGCCGAGCCGCTGGTCGCCCGCCTCACGAAACTCGACGCCGCCCTCCGCGGGCAGACGGGCTCCGGTTTCGTCCCCGTTCCGGCGACGAAGCCCCCGTCGATCGACGTGCCGCGGATCGTCGGCGTCGGCGTGTCGACCGGGGGGCCGGACGCGCTCGCGGCGGTACTCGCGGCGTTGCCGGTCGGCTTCCCCGCGGCCGTGGTCGTCGTTCAGCACATCGCCGCCGAGTACGCCCCGGGTCTGGCCGAGGCACTCCGGCCGCGCTGCCGGTTGCCGGTCCGCGTGGTCGCCTCCGGTGAAGTGCCGCACCCCGGGACGGTCTACCTGGCCGCGACCGACGACCACCTCGAACTCGCGTCCGATCTGCGGCTGCGGTACACGCCGGCGCCGCACTCGGCGCCGTACCGGCCGTCGGTGGACGTGTTGTTCGCCAGCCTCGCCGCCCGCGCGCCGCGGCCGGGAGTCGGCGTGCTCCTCACCGGCATGGGCACCGACGGCGCCGACGGGTTGCTGAGGTTGCGGCAAATCGGGTGGCATACTATCGCCCAGGACGAGGCGACGTGCGTCGTGTACGGGATGCCGAAGGCCGCGGTCGAGCGCCGCGCGGCGACCGAGGTGCTGCCGCTGGGCCTGATCGGGGCCGCCGTCGTGAACCAGGTGCGGAGCCGGACCAGGTCTTGA
- a CDS encoding SIR2 family NAD-dependent protein deacylase, translating into MTDDFDGELKRAADALRAASRVCVLTGAGVSAESGVPTFRASDGLWEGHRIEDVASPMGFERDPRLVWNFYNARRANVRTVRPNPGHHALVRLEDRYGTRFTLVTQNVDGLHRVAGTKSLLEIHGSLYRTRCTYCGEVLDRGLDALPAIPHCHCGAMLRPDIVWFNENLPPDVWDAAQIAASECDVMLVVGTSAVVHPAASLIPIAKRTNDATVVEVNMTRTEASHYADVGLYGPAGEVLPKLVAELERTA; encoded by the coding sequence ATGACCGACGACTTCGACGGGGAATTGAAGCGCGCCGCCGACGCCCTCCGGGCCGCGTCGCGGGTGTGCGTGCTGACCGGAGCCGGCGTGTCGGCCGAGAGCGGCGTGCCGACGTTCCGCGCCTCCGACGGACTGTGGGAGGGCCACCGCATCGAGGACGTGGCCAGCCCGATGGGGTTCGAGCGCGACCCGCGGCTGGTGTGGAACTTCTACAACGCACGCCGCGCGAACGTCCGCACGGTCCGGCCCAACCCCGGGCACCACGCCCTCGTCCGGCTCGAAGACCGCTACGGCACCCGCTTCACGCTCGTGACGCAGAACGTGGACGGCCTCCACCGCGTCGCCGGCACAAAGTCGCTGCTCGAAATCCACGGCAGCCTCTACCGCACGCGCTGTACCTACTGCGGCGAGGTGCTCGACCGCGGGCTTGACGCCCTGCCCGCGATCCCGCACTGCCACTGCGGTGCGATGCTCCGGCCGGACATCGTGTGGTTCAACGAGAACCTCCCCCCGGACGTGTGGGACGCCGCTCAGATCGCGGCGTCCGAGTGCGACGTGATGCTCGTCGTCGGCACCTCCGCTGTCGTACACCCGGCCGCGTCGCTGATCCCGATCGCGAAGCGGACCAACGACGCCACCGTCGTCGAGGTCAACATGACCCGCACCGAGGCCAGCCACTACGCCGACGTCGGCCTGTACGGCCCGGCCGGCGAGGTGCTCCCGAAGCTCGTGGCCGAACTGGAACGAACCGCATGA
- a CDS encoding bifunctional 5,10-methylenetetrahydrofolate dehydrogenase/5,10-methenyltetrahydrofolate cyclohydrolase — protein sequence MTATRLDGKALGQTMRAEVAAEVAARVAAGKSRPGLAAVIVGDNPASHVYVRNKHKACTDAGLATWVHTLPATTTQAELLALVARLNADPAVHGILVQLPLPKQIDEDAVLRAVTPAKDVDCFHPENVGLLAVGHPRYYPCTPHGVFHLLARNGFDPAGKEVVIVGRSNIVGKPLALMLAQKRTAANPAGGDATVTIAHTRTADLTAVCRRADILVAAAGVPRVVTPEMVRPGAVVVDVGTNSMDGKLVGDVHEGVAAVAAALSPVPGGVGPMTITMLLVNTLAAAEHIDG from the coding sequence ATGACCGCGACGCGACTGGACGGCAAGGCGCTGGGGCAGACGATGCGGGCCGAGGTCGCCGCGGAGGTGGCGGCCCGGGTCGCGGCGGGGAAGTCGCGGCCGGGGCTCGCGGCGGTCATCGTCGGCGACAACCCGGCGAGTCACGTCTACGTCCGCAACAAGCACAAGGCCTGTACCGACGCCGGTCTCGCCACCTGGGTTCACACGCTACCCGCGACCACCACCCAGGCCGAACTCCTGGCCCTCGTCGCCCGGCTGAACGCCGACCCGGCCGTTCACGGCATCCTCGTGCAGTTGCCGCTGCCGAAGCAGATCGACGAGGACGCCGTCCTCCGTGCCGTCACGCCGGCGAAGGACGTGGACTGCTTCCACCCCGAGAACGTCGGCCTCCTCGCGGTCGGCCACCCGCGTTACTACCCGTGCACGCCGCACGGCGTCTTCCACCTCCTCGCCCGCAACGGCTTCGACCCCGCGGGGAAGGAAGTCGTGATCGTCGGCCGCAGCAACATCGTGGGCAAGCCGCTGGCGCTGATGCTCGCCCAGAAGCGCACGGCCGCGAACCCGGCCGGCGGCGACGCGACCGTCACGATCGCGCACACCCGCACTGCCGACCTGACCGCTGTTTGTCGGCGGGCCGACATACTCGTCGCCGCCGCCGGCGTGCCGCGCGTCGTCACGCCCGAAATGGTCCGCCCCGGGGCCGTCGTCGTGGACGTGGGGACGAATTCCATGGACGGCAAGCTCGTCGGTGACGTTCACGAGGGCGTCGCGGCCGTGGCGGCGGCCCTCTCTCCCGTCCCCGGCGGCGTCGGCCCGATGACCATCACCATGCTACTCGTGAACACGCTCGCCGCGGCCGAACACATCGACGGGTGA